gtacacagtgtgtgtgtgtgtgtgtgtgggagagagatagagagtgagattCTGTGTTAAAATCTAGAGGCTGTTTTAGTCTTATGATGGTGCTGATAGTCAAGTGAACTTTCCCATGTCTTACTTGACTACCCTTGTTAAGTTCCTCTAAAAATCTGCCAGAGAAAGGGCAATTAAAACAACTAGAAATCATCAGAGAAATGGATATGGGTGGAAGTGATTTCGTACCTATTTATTTTATAGTGGAATTAAGTTATGATCTTAAGTATctaaaaaacactctctgtgtAAGATTTGATTAGAAAGGACAGCTGCCAgtgagtttttctctctctctctcactttcactctctcactaacacacaaccacacacacacacacacacacacacacacacacacacacacactcttgttaATCTAATTTGTGAACTTATTGCTTATATATGTGTCAATGCTAAGAGAGTTCTAGAGCAAATCATCTTATTGAGGTAATCACATTCAGTTAGCAATGACCAGTTTGTCTGAGGTCATTCAGTGTTACGTACTAGATGGCCAGCATGCTGACAGCCAAATGACCCgaaaacacactcctctctctgacgACTTTAGGCTCTGTATCAGTCTGGACCATCCAGCAGTGTGTCCTCCTTTTCCTTTGACCTCCAGGTCATTTTCTGGACTCCGCATTTTAGGAAACCACTTAACTAAACTGATAAGGTTCGCAAGGTTACCAAATGATAACCTGATCTGCAGTTATGCTTCCACCTTTTGTCTGAAATGGGTATTTTAACCagcaaagaaaaggagaagtgagacagactgacagacagacagagggaaaaagagacagagagaaagtgtgtgaatCGATGATAGATAATATGCATTCCTATATCTGCCCTCACATAGCAGTCAttgttgtaatgtcagtgatTAAGTCTGAAAATGGAGAGCTGCTATCTCACCAGCCTACCAGGCTACAGCCTCATATTCAACCTTACGGAAGAGATGAATGCatttctggaattttttttcttaccacaGGAATAAGCACACCACAGCAAACTGATCACTTTTCATGTATTTTGCAAAGAAATTTACAAGTACCTTTCATGGTTCTCTTGatcacagtctgtttttctctctgtgtccaatGTTTAATTGATGTTTATGAATGTAATTGCCGAGTGACCCTCtccccgcccacacacacacacacatttccatctCCAGAGCAAAAAATAACAGATGCTAATTGAGTGGttgcaaatttgtttttcttttgcatttctCTTTGCAGGGCTAGTTTGAGGTTTGTGGAGTAcatagtgaatgtgtttttctttcatttctctgtttgcagGACTAGTTTGAGGAGTacattgtgaatgtgtttttcttttgtttctctgtttgcagGACTAGTTTGAGGAGTacattgtgaatgtgtttttctcttgtctctttgTTGACCGGACTAGTTTGAGGAGTacattgtgaatgtgtttttctcttgtctctttgTTGACAGGACTATTTTGAAAGCTACATCTCTATAGCTTCTACTGTGCCCTCTGTGGTGTGCTTGGTGCTGAGTTACCTGCTTGTTAACAGGTATGAAACACAACTGATATGTGCTCCAGCAGATAGGCTGTGCTCTGGGCTTTATGGAattgggggaaggggggggcacAGATTATCTGGATATTTTCAGAATGACTACTTGTTGAATCTTCAACATTATTTGCCAAAGCCAGAGGGAAAAGCAGCTTATTGCTGTGTTTTCCAAGAGACAAAAGCCCAATTCAAAACTCATTTGGAAAGGGTGAAGGCAGATATTTCAGGCTTAAAGGATTTGGCAGATCATTTGCTTGTTTCAAAGGATCCGATTTGTTTTTTCAGATAGAAACACTGATCCCTCAATATTAGAACTCTCCAGTGCTCTGGGATTTGCGATGGAACTCCTGGAGGTATTTGGAGCAGTGAGATGTTCTCTGGAGGGGAGGGGTTGTTTGTCAGCGGTAGGGGGGAATACAGAAGGGCCTCAGACAAAACTTGGTCAGCTGAGTTAGAAAACACAGGAGTCTGCTGAAAGCACCGTGGAGCGTCGTGCTCTCAGTCAGCCAATAGGTGCCTGTCCTGGCTATGGTTCCCAATTACCTTCAATGAGAGAGTATGAAAGGATGCTGTGTATGATCAGCGTGACACAATCTCTTCCAggaatcctcttttttttttctttttttttttaaatcccatcTCCTGTCCTCAGGTCCACCGTGGCCCATGGACACGGTGTTTAAAGAGAGCAGGCGATCTAAAGATATTCTCTCTGCTCAGAACAGACcgtctcttctctcctgtaatgAGGTGACTTAGTGGACAGACCGTGATGTTATGTGATGTTATTCTGGGTCTGGGTTGTTGATCAGTGGATCAGAAGGCAGCAGGAGTGGTCAGACacttgtaaaaaataaaaaaaataaaaaataacacattctcAGACGAGAtttccctcttctctgtctcagggACGTTTCTGCCATACTCGTTACAATTGCACGTTGCAAGCACTGCAGATGAGCAGATGTCTATGTGCAGATGATAACAAATCActgtgtttcagtctgtggCCCTTTAAATGCATAGATGACTTTATAGAGAATAAAATGGTTACAAAGCATCGATTTGTTAAAAGATGTCGGGcggaaacagtgaaaacaaaagacacaaaaataagTGAAATCCTTTTGAAaagcaagaagagagagagagagagagaaagccaaatGGAGAGATTTTTAAACTTTCAAACCTCTGAAAATAAAACTCACAAAGAAACTGCATCTTCTTTGTCAAACTCTCGTATATATACATCTGTACTTGAACTGCCTAGTGTGCCTGAACCATGCTCTTAATAGAGCTGTAttaatgcttgtttgtttgtttgaccattatttctttcatttgtgtgtgttcacagattTTCTTCTACAGCGCggatcctctcctctctgtttgtgatCCTGATTGTCTTTATAGTCACCACGGTGATGGTGAAGGTGGATGTTTCTAACTGTCAGACCCAGTTCTTTGCGGGGACGTTGGTGAGCGTCGCCTTTGTCAGCGGGGCGTCCAATGTCTTCTCTGGGAGTGTTTTTGGCATCAGTGGACACTTCCCAATGAGGATATCCCAAGCTCTAATctcaggtacaaacacacacacacacacacacacatgctcagacagTAGACACTTCACAATGAGGATATCCTAAGCCCTCATCTCaggtacactcacacacacatacacacacacgttcggACGCATGACCTCTGGGTGAtttctctcctgtgttttctGCTGTAAGACTgaccagtgtttctgtgtgtctgtctgtgatgctAGGCCAAGCCATGGGGGGGACTCTCAGCGCCGTGGCCTCGGTGGTGGACCTGGCCGCAGCCAACAGTGTGACCGACAGCGCCCTGGCTTACTTCCTCACCGCTGACATCTTCATTCTGCTCTGCATCATTTTATACCTGCTGCTACCCAGATTTGCCTACGCACAGTATGTTACCCTTACTAGCCGTTAAACAGCAAATCCACAAAAGATAACCCTCAGCTTTAATTGAGTGCCAAAGAGTGCCCTGGTTTATCAATCTAATGTAGAAACCAGCGCAGATCTGAGTGCAGAAATCATCTTACAACAGGGTTCACGTGTGATTCATGGAACATTCGTATCTCACCAATCGCAGCGTAAGAATGATTAGGCGTTGATAAATGTGGTGGATGAAAACAATCgtcatttaaatatcacatCAACTCTTGGTTTAAAAGCGTCACCCAATTGAACCAATCACATTGCAAACCGATTAGCCTATCCATTGCTTTTAATTTCTTAATTTGAATTGCTTGTAATTATGTCACCAGTAGCCTAACCTAACAAGTAAGCTATCTCAAAATGAAAGGCAAATTAATCTTATACCAAAAAATTGTTAACTCTGTTAATTGCAAACAATTTGAAATTACCTATTTATGTTAGGGATATATGGCACGTAGCTGATGTTGGCCTTTACAAAATAAAGTATTTTGCCATAGGCTACATATTTTTAAGTGCTGAATATGTGGCTGCATATGATTAGATGCTAATCAGAATATATGGTCTAATAACAATTCTCCAACTCAGCCAGATTCACTATGCTGCACCACAAGTCCATGCTGACTCAAAAACTTGGGTACACAAGTTGAGACTTGATGTGAGATTTGATCGTAGCCTCTGCTTATGTCCATATTGATAAATGCCGAGCTTTGTGTGGAAATGAGTGTACACTCAGTTTTCTGTCATACGTTCATTTTATAATTTAgggccactgtgtgtgtgtgtgtgtgtgtattactcaTTCTACCGCTGAGGTCAAGAGAGGACAGTGTAGACGACAAGAGGAACTGTGGTTTCTCCCTACAGCAGCCAACGAGTTTCATGACGACAGAAACCAAATGTAAAGCATGTGTTTCTATGGCAGTGTTTAACACCACTGTTCCCACTcccttacaatttacaatttggtatttggcagacgcttttagccaaagcgacttaaaataagtgcatcagtcagattcctattacctcataagcagagatcacaataagtcTGAGCCTTTGTATTGTGCCCCTGGAATACACGGCTCAGTTCTTATTCTGATTTGCCGACGGTATCAGATGGGCATACGAGTTGTATTCATAAAGTCTGCTGATTTGGGAAAACAAGGAAACTGTTGCATATAAATGATTTTTGAGCTGACATGAGCAGTAGTAGCACAATAGGTTCTGATCAAAAATATGTGAATATCTATGTAAAACAGTTGCTAATTACTTGGAGGGAAATTACAGCATTGCTTTGCCAGGATAGAGTCAGTATTTGATTCTTTCTCCTCCAGGTACTACATGAGGGCAACACACAGTGGTACTCCAGGGCTGGGGGAGGGAACTCGGCCGCGAAGGGGGGAGGTGGGCAGTAACAGCAGCTCTGACAACCCCCTGGTATCTGTGCCCCCCCTTAAGCCCATTCTGAGTAAGACTTGGGTATTGGGCTTCTGTGTCTTCTACGTCTTCTTCATCTCAATCGCGATCTTCCCAGCCATCTCGTCCGGAATCCAGTCCATGCAGAAGGACTCAGGCAGTCCCTGGACCGACACCTATTTTGTCCCACTGACGAGTTTCTTCCTCTATAATGTGGCAGACTTCTGCGGCCGACAGATCACTGCCTGGCTCCAGGTCCCGGGACCCACCAGTAAAGTCCTCCCCATACTGGTTCTGTGCCGGACCATCCTGGTGCCACTTTTCGTGTTCTGTAACTACCAGCCCCGGTACCACGTGCACAGAGTGTTTTTCACGCACGATCTTTTCCCTGTGATCTTCGTCTCACTACTGGGCTTCTCTAACGGTTACCTGGGCACGCTGCCCATGATTTACGGACCCAAGGTGGTACCAAAGGACCTGGCCGAGCCCGCTGGCGTACTCATGTCCTTCTTTTTGACATTAGGACTGGCCGTCGGTTCTGCTTTCTCAGTGCTGTTGGTCCACGCCATCTAACCAGATCTCACAGAGCGCCCCAGTCACTCAGGTAAACAAGGGTGTAGTACGacatactcctctctctctctctctctctctctctctgccaaatAATCAATCTGTAAATGGGTAACACTACAGGTGCTGGAGACATTATGTTACCTTAACTGTAAATAtgggatgtgtttgtgtgtgtgtgttattgatgTTTTTTAAATAGGTTTCACTATAATAATTgtaattttaataattattataatagtaatgataattgcattttgatgatttaaaaaaagtagTTTTACGTGTGTTTTCTATGCAGATCTGAGACTTGTGTCTGTTGTGGAAAGTATTAAAGACATTGTTAAATGAAGcctttcagtgtgttttatgttctccACAGTATGTAAACACTCAGTGTCCTTTGTGCTAATGAGTTTCAACTCTTATCACTTCCTCAACCATGTGACTCTTTgatattttgttatgttttcacacattttgaATGTTCTGTCCTTTATGTAAGCTTTacacttgtgtctgtgtgatgtgagagAGAATCTGTTATAACAAACTATGAAAAACAGTCAAACGtcagtttatttctttatggCTCAATATTTGCATACCTGTgagataaatataaataaatatgaaataaatgtaCACTCATAGTGCAATACcacacaaaacatttctgtaatgctacatgaaaaaagagacatgagCCAGTATATGAAAAACAGTAGTTTCCATAATCTTCCTGTTTCGTACTCCCCTGCAACTCACCTTCCGATGACTCAACGGTCTTAGCGGAAACACCGCTGTTTCTACATTGCACATCTCAGCACAATGACAGATAGCGTGTGATGTATCACACATCTGACGGGGCTATTGCGACAAGTCTATTCTCAGTTCTTTCACGTGAAAGGGAGGCTGCTGGAAATGTCACACTAGCACAGAACCACTTAGACACACCATTTTAAATCCGAGACCAATAATAATATAAGATATAACGCTTTCCGTACGTGTAGCCTACATTAGATGTCTTTTAGACACATTTGTAAAGAGTTGTAAATGTCTCAaaactcagttcagttcagcgcAACTTTATTTGTGTATCGCTCTCTATTTGTGTAGCGCAATGGAcgttgtcacaaagcagctgtACAGGATACCGGACCCGATACACCAGGAATTTAGAACATAACCAGGAAATTTTTGCGATTCCTATACATCATTAGACACTTAGTGAGCAAAAGTAATGTTACGTGGTTTATTGAGGATCCCTATGGGTATTTGGCAATAGGAGTGTGAAAACATTGgattaggcgctttcggaccggaggaactttttcaTTGTTCTTAGAGCTGTTAGAggaagtacccccttttttgtgtgttcgcGCTGCAGGAACTGAagacgatcatagttcttagaacgctgttttgagggacttttttagttcctacttcagggtaggtattCTTCTATTGAAGCTTTCAGTCCCTGGGCTCTTTTTCCAGTATTGCTCCTGGGTGAAGCTGAACTGCAACCTGAAAAAActctaaatgaatgaaattgttATATTTACAGAAAAGGAAACTTATGGAGTCTTTCTTTTATTATAGTTTCTCATTGTAAGATGCCGAAGTTGCACGCTCAAATTTCGTCCGTTTTCGCTCTCTTAATACTGCACTCTAGCGCCATCTTTGGGGGAGAGTATCTCTAGAATCCGCGAGATGAGAATTTCCTAAGGCCTTATCGAAAAGTCTTATGAAATGTCGATTAGAGGTTTAAAGGACTTTGTGATTTGTGCGATGTAAAGTTGTGTGGTTTATGTTCTATATAACTCCCCGCCATTCTGTCTAAGTATGCTTAATATGCATTATGAGATCAGGCAGAATGTATCTGGTCTTCGTGACAGCGTAGCTGTACCACATCATTTGCCTCCAATCACAATAGGTCTGCTACAGTTGCCAAAAAAAGCTTTAGAAAACGCGACTCCATCCGCATCATTACTACCCGGGGAAGTAGTGCGCATGCGTATTAGTGACAAGAAAAAGTCAGGAACAGAAAAGGGTTGAGGTGGGATCCGAGTCTTTCTATAACACTAATGAATCACTACTGAACACGAATGAATACTTTATCTGCTTTAATTGTCGTTTATTTCGTTATTTGGTGTGAGCGACCCAGAACTGTGATTTTACATCCCTTCGTTATACTTGCGTTAATGTAACCTAGCAACGTCCAGATCTAAGACAATATTACCATTATAGAACTTGTGCAGATGACATTCTCCGACAGGTTAAATAGTTCGGCAAATAACGAGCGAACCTAACCTACGAGTAAAGATGGTGTAAATAGAAGATTTCTAGAATtagagagagaagcatttctTTATTTGATCAAAGGGAAACAAGGGTGAAAAAATTACAGTATGCAGTACCCACAGTAAATCAAACAGAGGTGAAGCCCCAGTGCAGGAACAATAAAACAAGCACATTTGTGGGTCTGgattcattttaattctgttttttaaaaaaatgtacagattgCAAACAAACAGCTCAGCCTGGACAGAGAGATCTACCATGGCAAAGTGGAGCTCCATTAAAGACATGTTGATTAGAGAGCTGTGTAAGCTGAGtcagcagagtgagagacaaacactgaacagtgtcaaagatcaaacacacacgcacatgtacaacCTTCCTcttgagctaaaaaaaaaaaaagttttacacaaatacaaatcTGACAACAGAATATCAAGATCTATGTGTATTAGAATcacaacatcatttaaaaacagaaaatctttCCCAGATCAAAGTCACTGGCCAGGCAATTTCCTCCATTTGCATTCATAGAGAGGGGGCAGGGCTAATTAAAGATTCCAATAAAACCATCTTGGTCTCACTCTGCTCAAACTTCACAGGTCacacaccccccaacccccaaccaatcaaatcaagGCACTAACTACTtccctcctgtctctcccttccctcaTCATCCCAAAGTATCGCCTGAATACAACATAATACAGTATCTAATGAAGCCATGAGCCAAGAGACCACACACCTGCAGTAAAAGTTGAAAAACACTAACATTGCCTTTATCAGTTCCAGTTTGTAGACGTTTTTCCCATTCTAATGTATATCATTAGTCAGTTATCCCTGGCCTAAAACTTCTACACCCTCACAAACCTTTTCACAATGAGACCGCTATACTCCTTTTGTTCTTCGGATCGAAACACATTCCTAATTTACATCAAACATTGTCGATTCAAATCtaattttatcattaaaataaaagaggattgattttgtttgtttgttttaaaagaaagcagCGCTGCAGTAGTTCTCCTTTAGTTTCCTTGGGTGAGATTGTACTGGTCTGCCCGCCTGCCCCTATTTAGCTCCACACGTGACGTTTGCAGTGCTCCACCGCCTGAGacacgaaacaaaacaaaaacagaggtcAATGC
This sequence is a window from Chanos chanos chromosome 4, fChaCha1.1, whole genome shotgun sequence. Protein-coding genes within it:
- the slc29a3 gene encoding equilibrative nucleoside transporter 3 — translated: MDGTEPLNASVNSSYIPVVATSMSDEENTEDLSKDEDRSPLLPCEPHPGALAARQCPEDSYCMVYIIFFLLGIGSLLPWNFFITAKHYWLYKLSNSSNPEGHEEPHSDLSDYFESYISIASTVPSVVCLVLSYLLVNRFSSTARILSSLFVILIVFIVTTVMVKVDVSNCQTQFFAGTLVSVAFVSGASNVFSGSVFGISGHFPMRISQALISGQAMGGTLSAVASVVDLAAANSVTDSALAYFLTADIFILLCIILYLLLPRFAYAQYYMRATHSGTPGLGEGTRPRRGEVGSNSSSDNPLVSVPPLKPILSKTWVLGFCVFYVFFISIAIFPAISSGIQSMQKDSGSPWTDTYFVPLTSFFLYNVADFCGRQITAWLQVPGPTSKVLPILVLCRTILVPLFVFCNYQPRYHVHRVFFTHDLFPVIFVSLLGFSNGYLGTLPMIYGPKVVPKDLAEPAGVLMSFFLTLGLAVGSAFSVLLVHAI